A single region of the Variovorax paradoxus genome encodes:
- a CDS encoding SlyX family protein, translated as MEHLPDDIAERLTELEIKSSYAEDLLEQLNMTIYRQQQQIDSLILQVTQLKQQSQNAGQEGAARSLRDELPPHY; from the coding sequence ATGGAACACCTACCGGACGACATTGCAGAGCGGCTGACTGAACTCGAGATCAAGTCGAGCTACGCGGAAGACCTGCTGGAGCAGCTGAACATGACGATCTATCGTCAACAGCAGCAGATCGACAGCTTGATTCTTCAGGTGACGCAGCTGAAACAGCAGAGCCAGAACGCGGGGCAGGAAGGGGCGGCGCGCAGCTTGCGGGATGAGTTGCCGCCGCATTACTGA
- a CDS encoding SURF1 family protein: MAARQRSTAARVIFMVCAALAFAGFVALGNWQVERRAWKLDLIARVEQRVHAPPSEAPARDRWPQISAAADEYRHLRITGTFLHDKETLVQASTRLGAGFWVLTPLQAADGTTVLVNRGFVPPEARERSSRTATEPKGETAVTGLLRITEPKGGFLRKNDPAADRWFSRDVQAIAAARGLDNAAPYFIDAEAMPSPQGTAPAWPAGGLTVIAFPNSHLVYAITWYGLALMVAGAAWFVWRDDRRRKLANSADRSGDNASHADGRHRQDGPRPD, encoded by the coding sequence ATGGCCGCACGGCAGCGCTCCACGGCCGCGCGGGTGATCTTCATGGTCTGCGCGGCGCTTGCCTTTGCCGGCTTTGTCGCGCTCGGCAACTGGCAGGTCGAGCGCAGGGCCTGGAAGCTCGATCTCATCGCCCGCGTCGAACAGCGCGTGCACGCGCCGCCCTCCGAAGCCCCAGCGCGCGACCGCTGGCCGCAGATCAGCGCGGCCGCCGACGAATACCGTCACCTGCGCATCACCGGCACTTTTCTGCACGACAAGGAGACCCTGGTGCAGGCCAGCACCCGCCTCGGCGCCGGCTTCTGGGTGCTGACGCCGCTGCAGGCGGCCGATGGCACCACGGTGCTGGTCAACCGCGGCTTCGTGCCGCCCGAGGCACGCGAGCGCTCGTCGCGCACGGCCACCGAGCCCAAGGGCGAGACCGCCGTGACCGGCCTGCTACGCATCACCGAGCCCAAGGGCGGCTTCCTGCGCAAGAACGACCCGGCCGCCGATCGCTGGTTCTCGCGCGACGTGCAGGCCATTGCCGCCGCGCGCGGCCTGGACAATGCGGCGCCCTACTTCATCGATGCCGAGGCCATGCCCTCCCCCCAAGGCACGGCACCGGCATGGCCCGCTGGCGGCCTCACGGTCATCGCCTTTCCCAACAGCCATCTCGTCTATGCCATTACCTGGTACGGCCTGGCGCTGATGGTCGCGGGCGCGGCATGGTTCGTGTGGCGTGACGATCGCCGCCGCAAGCTCGCCAACTCAGCCGACCGCAGCGGCGACAATGCCTCTCATGCCGACGGAAGACACCGCCAAGACGGCCCCCGCCCCGACTGA
- a CDS encoding ATP-binding protein, whose product MPTEDTAKTAPAPTEVSAVAGELHAPRAGVASLDNATGHKNMQQLIQLRWFAVVGQVITILFVHYGFGIRLPLDQMLLVLACLALFNVVSLLRSRTLRKVTNGELFLALLVDVATLTAQLYLSGGATNPFVFLYLLQVILGAVLLKAWSTWTIVVIASLCFAGLALFSRPLALPLDHDRGLWSPYVQGMLICFALNAALLVVFITRISRNLRARDARLADLRQRASEEEHIVRMGLLASGAAHELGTPLATLAVILGDWRRLPHFSSDPELLTEVAEMELQIQRCKSIVSGILLSAGEARGESSEETTVSTFLDELVEEWRTTRPVEEFDYDNRFGRDLPMVSDSAVKQMICNVLDNALEASPHWLRLEVVQDADALTLTVTDAGPGFPPAMLKQFGKPYQSSKGRPGGGLGLFLVVNVARTLGGRVAVRNRPEGGATVAITLPLSAVVLEEEDDEAMDDTIAMTGTTSP is encoded by the coding sequence ATGCCGACGGAAGACACCGCCAAGACGGCCCCCGCCCCGACTGAAGTCTCCGCCGTAGCGGGGGAACTGCACGCGCCCCGCGCGGGCGTCGCAAGCCTGGACAACGCCACCGGCCACAAGAACATGCAGCAGCTGATCCAGCTGCGTTGGTTTGCGGTGGTCGGGCAGGTGATCACCATCCTGTTCGTGCACTACGGCTTCGGCATCCGGCTGCCGCTCGATCAGATGCTGCTGGTGCTGGCGTGCCTGGCCCTCTTCAACGTGGTGAGCCTGCTGCGCTCGCGCACCCTTCGCAAGGTGACCAACGGCGAGCTGTTTCTTGCGTTGCTGGTCGACGTGGCCACGCTCACCGCGCAGCTTTACCTGAGCGGCGGCGCGACCAATCCGTTCGTTTTTCTGTATCTCTTGCAGGTCATTCTGGGCGCGGTGCTGCTCAAGGCATGGTCGACATGGACCATCGTGGTCATTGCCAGCCTGTGCTTTGCAGGGCTGGCGCTTTTCTCGCGCCCGCTCGCGCTGCCGCTCGACCACGACCGCGGACTCTGGAGCCCTTATGTGCAGGGCATGCTGATCTGCTTTGCGCTCAACGCGGCGCTGCTGGTGGTGTTCATCACGCGCATCAGCCGCAACCTGCGCGCGCGCGATGCACGGCTGGCCGACCTGCGACAACGCGCATCGGAAGAAGAGCACATCGTTCGCATGGGCCTGCTCGCATCGGGCGCCGCGCATGAGCTGGGCACGCCGCTTGCCACGCTGGCAGTGATCCTCGGCGACTGGCGCCGCCTGCCGCATTTCAGTTCAGACCCCGAGCTGCTGACCGAAGTGGCCGAGATGGAGCTGCAGATCCAGCGCTGCAAGAGCATCGTGAGCGGCATCCTGCTGTCGGCTGGCGAAGCGCGGGGCGAATCGTCCGAAGAAACGACGGTGAGCACCTTCCTCGACGAACTGGTGGAGGAATGGCGCACCACACGCCCTGTGGAAGAGTTCGACTACGACAACCGTTTTGGCCGCGACCTGCCCATGGTTTCCGACTCGGCCGTGAAGCAGATGATCTGCAACGTGCTCGACAATGCGCTGGAAGCCTCGCCGCACTGGTTGCGCCTGGAAGTGGTGCAAGACGCCGATGCGCTGACGCTCACTGTCACCGATGCAGGGCCGGGTTTTCCGCCCGCGATGCTGAAGCAGTTCGGCAAGCCCTACCAGTCGAGCAAGGGCCGGCCGGGCGGCGGGCTCGGGCTGTTCCTGGTGGTGAACGTGGCGCGCACGCTCGGAGGCCGGGTGGCGGTGCGCAACCGGCCCGAAGGCGGCGCCACTGTGGCCATTACGCTGCCGCTATCGGCGGTGGTGCTGGAGGAAGAGGACGATGAAGCCATGGACGACACCATTGCCATGACTGGAACCACAAGCCCATGA
- the cyoD gene encoding cytochrome o ubiquinol oxidase subunit IV, translated as MSTAHTNTAAAHGHDAHHEHHAHDDHHDDGPVSHSTFKGYMTGFVLAVILTAIPFWLVMGKVLVNTHTTSLIILGFAAVQIVVHMIYFLHMDAKSESGWNMLALIFTIVLVVITLAGSLWVMYHMNANMMPMSVHDMKNMP; from the coding sequence ATGAGCACCGCCCACACCAACACTGCCGCCGCGCACGGCCACGACGCGCACCACGAGCACCATGCACACGACGACCATCACGACGATGGCCCCGTGAGCCACAGCACCTTCAAGGGCTACATGACCGGCTTCGTGCTGGCCGTGATCCTGACCGCGATTCCGTTCTGGCTCGTGATGGGCAAGGTGCTTGTCAACACGCACACCACTTCGCTCATCATCCTCGGCTTTGCCGCGGTGCAGATCGTCGTGCACATGATCTACTTCCTGCACATGGACGCCAAGTCCGAGAGCGGGTGGAACATGCTGGCGCTGATCTTCACCATCGTGCTCGTCGTCATCACGCTGGCCGGCTCGCTCTGGGTCATGTACCACATGAACGCCAACATGATGCCGATGTCGGTGCACGACATGAAGAACATGCCTTGA
- the cyoC gene encoding cytochrome o ubiquinol oxidase subunit III: MSDTTALHSPAAGHAHSDQTGKPPVFELFHVGNDHHPENGTLLGFWLYLMSDCLIFACLFAVYGVLGRSYAAGPSGADLFDLPLVAVNTSLLLLSSITYGFSMLEMQKKRMGGTLVWLAITGLLGAGFIGLELYEFAHLIHEGAGPQRSAFLSSFFALVGTHGLHVTFGIIWLVVLMFQLPKHGFTAANRRRLMCLSMFWHFLDVVWIGVFTFVYLMGSMA; encoded by the coding sequence ATGTCTGATACCACCGCCCTCCACTCCCCCGCGGCCGGCCACGCCCACAGCGACCAGACGGGCAAGCCGCCCGTGTTCGAGCTGTTCCACGTCGGCAACGACCACCACCCAGAGAACGGCACGCTGCTCGGGTTCTGGCTCTACCTGATGAGCGACTGCCTCATCTTCGCCTGCCTGTTCGCGGTGTACGGCGTGCTGGGCCGCAGCTACGCGGCCGGCCCCTCGGGCGCCGACCTGTTCGACCTGCCGCTGGTGGCCGTCAACACCTCGCTGCTGCTGCTCTCTTCCATTACCTACGGCTTCTCGATGCTGGAGATGCAGAAGAAGCGCATGGGCGGCACGCTGGTGTGGCTTGCCATCACGGGCCTGCTGGGTGCCGGCTTCATCGGCCTGGAGCTCTACGAGTTCGCGCACCTCATCCATGAAGGCGCGGGCCCGCAGCGCAGCGCATTCCTGTCGTCGTTCTTCGCGCTGGTCGGCACCCACGGCCTGCACGTGACCTTCGGCATCATCTGGCTGGTCGTGCTGATGTTCCAGTTGCCCAAGCACGGCTTCACCGCCGCCAACCGCCGCCGCCTGATGTGCCTGTCGATGTTCTGGCACTTCCTGGACGTGGTGTGGATCGGCGTCTTCACCTTCGTTTATCTGATGGGATCGATGGCATGA
- the cyoB gene encoding cytochrome o ubiquinol oxidase subunit I has product MTMLENLDLTKLVFGRLTWEAIPYHEPILLATFAAVVLGGLAILGAVTYFKLWGTIWRDWITSIDHKKIGIMYIVLGLVMLLRGFADALMMRAQQAVAFGDNAGFLPPHHYDQIFTAHGVIMIFFVAMPLVTGLMNFVVPLQIGARDVAFPFLNNFSFWMTTFGAGLVMASLFVGEFAKTGWLAYPPLSGILFSPDVGVDYYIWSLQIAGVGTLLSGVNLLATIVKMRAPGMTMMKMPVFTWTALCTNVLIVAAFPVLTAVLALLSLDRYAGTNFFTNDLGGNAMMYVNLIWIWGHPEVYILILPAFGIFSEVVSTFSGKRLFGYASMVYATIVITILSYLVWLHHFFTMGSGASVNSFFGITTMIISIPTGAKIFNWLFTMYRGRIRFELPMMWTVGFMVTFVIGGMTGVLLAVPPADFVLHNSLFLIAHFHNVIIGGVLFGMLAGITYWFPKAFGYKLDPFWGKCSFWFWLVGFWVAFMPLYVLGLMGVTRRMSHFQDMSLQFWFQVAAFGAVLIALGIASFLIQLVVSFVRRESLRDTTGDPWNGRTLEWSTSSPPPAYNFAFTPRIHDNDAWTDMKRRGYARPLEGFTPIHMPKNTSAGFIIAALAAVCGFALIWQMWLVAGIGFVAMLAAVIIHTFNYKRDYYIPAEDVVRTEAERTRLLAAAHV; this is encoded by the coding sequence ATGACGATGCTCGAAAACCTTGACCTGACGAAGCTTGTCTTCGGCCGCCTCACGTGGGAGGCGATTCCATACCACGAGCCCATTCTGCTGGCGACCTTTGCGGCCGTGGTGCTGGGCGGCCTTGCCATCCTGGGCGCCGTTACCTACTTCAAGCTCTGGGGCACCATCTGGCGCGACTGGATCACGAGCATCGACCACAAGAAGATCGGCATCATGTACATCGTGCTCGGCCTTGTCATGCTGCTGCGCGGCTTTGCCGACGCACTCATGATGCGGGCCCAGCAAGCCGTTGCCTTCGGCGACAACGCCGGCTTCCTGCCGCCGCACCACTACGACCAGATCTTCACCGCGCACGGCGTGATCATGATCTTCTTCGTGGCCATGCCGCTGGTCACGGGCCTTATGAACTTCGTGGTGCCGCTGCAGATAGGCGCGCGCGACGTGGCTTTTCCGTTCCTGAACAACTTCAGCTTCTGGATGACCACCTTCGGCGCCGGCCTGGTGATGGCGTCGCTCTTCGTGGGCGAGTTCGCCAAGACCGGCTGGCTGGCCTACCCGCCGCTCTCGGGCATTCTGTTCAGTCCCGACGTAGGGGTCGACTACTACATATGGTCGCTGCAGATAGCGGGGGTAGGTACCCTGCTCTCGGGCGTCAACCTGCTGGCCACCATCGTGAAGATGCGCGCGCCGGGCATGACCATGATGAAGATGCCGGTGTTCACCTGGACCGCCCTGTGCACCAACGTGCTCATCGTGGCCGCCTTCCCGGTCCTCACCGCCGTGCTCGCGCTGCTGTCGCTCGACCGCTATGCCGGCACCAACTTCTTCACGAACGATCTCGGCGGCAACGCCATGATGTACGTGAACCTGATCTGGATCTGGGGCCACCCCGAGGTGTACATCCTCATCCTGCCGGCCTTCGGCATCTTCTCCGAAGTGGTGTCCACCTTCAGCGGCAAGCGCCTCTTCGGCTACGCCTCGATGGTGTACGCCACCATCGTGATCACCATCCTGTCGTACCTCGTCTGGCTGCACCACTTCTTCACCATGGGCTCCGGCGCCAGCGTGAATTCGTTCTTCGGCATCACGACGATGATCATCTCGATACCGACGGGCGCGAAGATCTTCAACTGGCTCTTCACCATGTACCGCGGCCGCATCCGCTTCGAGCTGCCCATGATGTGGACTGTCGGCTTCATGGTCACCTTCGTGATCGGCGGCATGACGGGCGTTCTGCTCGCAGTGCCCCCGGCCGACTTCGTGCTGCACAACAGCCTGTTCCTCATCGCCCACTTCCACAACGTGATCATCGGCGGCGTGCTGTTCGGAATGCTGGCGGGCATTACCTACTGGTTCCCCAAGGCCTTCGGCTACAAGCTCGATCCGTTCTGGGGCAAGTGCTCGTTCTGGTTCTGGCTCGTGGGCTTCTGGGTCGCGTTCATGCCGCTGTATGTGCTGGGCCTGATGGGCGTCACGCGCCGCATGAGCCACTTCCAGGACATGTCGCTGCAGTTCTGGTTCCAGGTCGCGGCCTTCGGCGCGGTGCTGATCGCACTGGGCATTGCGTCGTTCCTGATCCAGTTGGTGGTGAGCTTCGTGCGCCGCGAGTCGCTGCGCGACACCACGGGCGACCCGTGGAACGGCCGCACGCTCGAATGGTCGACCTCGTCGCCGCCGCCGGCCTACAACTTCGCGTTCACGCCGCGCATCCATGACAACGACGCCTGGACCGACATGAAGCGCCGCGGCTATGCCCGCCCGCTCGAAGGCTTCACGCCCATCCACATGCCCAAGAACACCAGCGCGGGCTTCATCATCGCGGCCTTGGCAGCGGTCTGCGGCTTTGCGTTGATCTGGCAGATGTGGCTCGTGGCGGGCATCGGCTTTGTCGCCATGCTGGCCGCCGTGATCATTCACACCTTCAACTACAAGCGCGACTACTACATTCCCGCGGAAGATGTCGTCCGTACCGAAGCCGAACGCACGCGCCTCCTGGCAGCAGCCCATGTCTGA
- the trhA gene encoding PAQR family membrane homeostasis protein TrhA, giving the protein MNSGKPTSAVRSQTTLEEIFNSLSHGLGLLLAIASLPILVYSAAQKGQAANIVGASLFAGTAIVLYLISTLYHALPTGKAKAWFNRLDHAAIYLFIAGSYMPFLFGVLRGPWGWTLFGAICAAAALGVGAKLFNRLQHPLWSTGLYVAMGWMALMAAVPLYERMSPAGLGWLVAGGLFYTAGAVVFLFDNKVRFAHFVWHLFVLAGSSCHFFAVLWHSHG; this is encoded by the coding sequence ATGAACTCCGGCAAGCCGACATCCGCAGTGCGTAGCCAGACCACGCTGGAAGAGATCTTCAACTCACTGAGCCACGGCCTCGGCCTGCTGCTGGCCATTGCGTCGCTGCCTATCCTGGTCTACAGCGCCGCGCAGAAGGGGCAGGCCGCCAACATCGTCGGTGCCTCGCTCTTCGCAGGCACGGCCATCGTGCTGTATCTCATTTCGACGCTGTACCACGCGCTGCCTACCGGCAAGGCCAAGGCGTGGTTCAACCGACTCGACCACGCAGCCATCTACCTGTTCATCGCGGGCAGCTACATGCCATTTCTGTTCGGTGTGCTGCGTGGGCCATGGGGCTGGACGCTGTTCGGAGCCATCTGCGCGGCGGCGGCGCTGGGCGTGGGTGCCAAGCTGTTCAACCGGCTGCAGCATCCGCTGTGGTCGACCGGGCTCTATGTGGCAATGGGCTGGATGGCGTTGATGGCGGCGGTGCCGCTGTACGAACGCATGTCGCCGGCAGGGCTGGGTTGGCTCGTGGCCGGTGGGCTGTTCTACACCGCCGGTGCGGTGGTCTTCTTGTTCGACAACAAGGTGCGGTTTGCCCACTTTGTATGGCACCTGTTCGTGTTGGCTGGTAGTTCTTGCCACTTCTTTGCTGTGCTCTGGCATTCGCACGGCTGA
- a CDS encoding AAA family ATPase has translation MRLASFQITNFRSINDSGSIDSTQLTAILGRNDSGKSNLLRALHSLNPAEGMTELSPIKDFPRHRRLEECQADTPVVATRWALDEGERAELTEMLPRAANVRHVTAGRGYGTARWTGLEGLAELSLDVSDIKGKVRKIVPAVKAAAEKVAEEARATLEQEADAFDAAMILSPDYIRWSEGAVKALQTLRKALAVADAELSDKQEQMLLELEDMARAIANDTPALAKAKQWVLEKLPRFIYVDEYPALPGRQNIADYLVRKGWGQAAPEQQGFEKLCKVAGLDPQQLQDLLDKNDLATRNQLVNRAGAVVTSEIRRLWKDRELKVRFNLDGPYMDTLVSDPDDTYEVEVNLDERSRGFQWFFSFYVTFFADTKGGRAGDAILLLDEPGLHLHARSQADLLEHFERDFGNQIIYTTHSPFMVPVHRPDAVRTASMGPSTGTIVSNKAEGDERTLYPLRAALMLSRMVNEAAASVDESALAAVPVQ, from the coding sequence ATGCGCTTGGCGTCATTCCAGATCACCAACTTTCGCTCGATCAACGACAGCGGCTCCATCGATTCCACGCAGCTCACCGCGATCCTCGGCCGCAACGACAGCGGCAAGTCGAACCTGCTGCGCGCGCTGCACAGCCTGAACCCCGCCGAAGGCATGACCGAGCTCAGCCCGATCAAGGACTTTCCGCGGCACCGCCGCCTTGAAGAGTGCCAGGCCGATACACCGGTCGTTGCCACACGCTGGGCCCTCGACGAGGGCGAGCGGGCCGAGCTCACGGAGATGCTTCCACGCGCGGCCAACGTGCGGCACGTCACCGCCGGTCGCGGCTACGGCACGGCGCGCTGGACGGGGCTCGAAGGCCTGGCGGAGTTGTCGCTCGACGTGTCGGACATCAAGGGCAAGGTCCGCAAGATCGTGCCGGCGGTGAAGGCCGCGGCCGAGAAAGTCGCCGAGGAGGCAAGGGCGACGCTGGAGCAGGAGGCCGACGCCTTCGACGCCGCCATGATCCTGAGCCCCGACTACATCCGGTGGTCGGAAGGCGCGGTCAAGGCGCTGCAAACCTTGCGCAAGGCGCTGGCCGTTGCGGATGCCGAGCTCAGCGACAAGCAGGAGCAGATGCTGCTCGAACTGGAGGACATGGCCCGTGCGATTGCCAACGACACGCCGGCGCTCGCAAAGGCGAAGCAATGGGTGCTCGAGAAGCTGCCGCGCTTCATCTACGTGGACGAATATCCGGCACTGCCCGGCCGCCAGAACATTGCGGACTACCTGGTGCGCAAGGGCTGGGGCCAGGCGGCGCCTGAGCAGCAGGGCTTCGAAAAGCTCTGCAAGGTGGCCGGACTCGACCCGCAGCAGTTGCAGGACCTGCTCGACAAGAACGACCTTGCCACGCGCAACCAGCTCGTCAATCGCGCGGGCGCCGTCGTCACTTCGGAGATCCGCAGGTTGTGGAAGGACCGTGAGCTCAAGGTGCGCTTCAACCTCGACGGGCCGTACATGGACACGCTGGTGTCCGATCCCGACGACACCTACGAGGTGGAAGTGAACCTCGACGAGCGCAGCCGCGGCTTCCAATGGTTCTTCTCGTTCTACGTCACCTTCTTTGCGGACACAAAGGGCGGCCGTGCAGGCGATGCCATCCTGCTGCTGGACGAGCCCGGCCTGCACCTGCATGCGCGCTCGCAGGCCGACCTGCTCGAGCACTTCGAGCGGGACTTCGGCAACCAGATCATCTACACCACTCACTCGCCGTTCATGGTGCCGGTTCATCGGCCCGATGCGGTGCGCACGGCCAGCATGGGGCCGTCGACCGGCACCATCGTGAGCAACAAGGCAGAGGGAGATGAGCGCACGCTGTATCCATTGCGGGCCGCGCTCATGCTGAGCCGCATGGTGAACGAGGCCGCTGCATCAGTCGACGAAAGCGCTCTGGCGGCGGTTCCTGTCCAATAG
- the cyoA gene encoding ubiquinol oxidase subunit II yields the protein MPTLKSLRRWSLLLPLALLAGCNTVLMNPPGDIANQQGRLIVVSTVLMLIIIVPVIALTLFFAWRYRQSNKEADYSPDWDHSTQLELAIWGAPLLIIIALGAITWISTHTLDPYRPLSRLDAERPIPAEAKPLVVEVVALDWKWLFIYPEQGFATVNEMAAPVDRPITFKITASSVMNSFFIPALAGQIYAMPGMETKLHAVINKPGEFEGFSANYSGAGFSGMRFKFHGLSNTDFDQWVRKVKAGKDGELTREQYKKLEVPSEREPVRHYATVAPDLYDAILNLCVDRNKMCMKEMMAIDASGGLGKPGAFNIATMQAWQADTLINSPRRKYVTAMCTTEE from the coding sequence ATGCCCACCCTCAAATCTCTTCGGCGATGGTCCTTGTTGCTTCCCCTTGCCTTGCTGGCAGGCTGCAACACGGTGCTCATGAATCCTCCCGGCGACATCGCCAATCAGCAGGGGCGGCTCATCGTCGTCTCGACCGTGCTGATGCTGATCATCATCGTTCCGGTGATCGCGCTGACGCTCTTCTTCGCCTGGCGCTATCGCCAGTCGAACAAGGAGGCCGACTACAGCCCCGACTGGGACCACTCCACCCAGCTCGAACTCGCGATCTGGGGCGCGCCGCTCCTGATCATCATCGCGCTGGGTGCCATCACCTGGATCAGCACGCACACGCTCGACCCGTACCGTCCACTGAGCCGGCTCGACGCCGAGCGCCCGATTCCCGCCGAAGCCAAGCCGCTGGTGGTCGAAGTGGTGGCGCTCGACTGGAAGTGGCTCTTCATCTACCCCGAGCAGGGTTTTGCCACGGTGAACGAAATGGCCGCGCCGGTCGACCGGCCGATCACTTTCAAGATCACCGCCTCCTCGGTGATGAACTCCTTCTTCATTCCCGCGCTCGCCGGCCAGATCTACGCCATGCCGGGCATGGAGACCAAGCTGCACGCCGTCATCAACAAGCCCGGCGAGTTCGAGGGCTTCTCGGCCAACTACAGCGGCGCCGGCTTCTCGGGCATGCGCTTCAAGTTCCACGGCCTGAGCAACACCGACTTCGACCAGTGGGTGCGGAAGGTCAAGGCGGGCAAGGACGGCGAACTCACGCGCGAGCAGTACAAGAAGCTCGAAGTGCCGAGCGAGCGGGAGCCGGTGCGGCACTACGCCACCGTGGCCCCTGACCTGTACGACGCCATCCTCAATCTCTGCGTGGACCGCAACAAGATGTGCATGAAGGAAATGATGGCCATCGACGCGAGTGGCGGGCTGGGCAAGCCCGGCGCGTTCAACATTGCCACCATGCAGGCCTGGCAGGCTGACACCCTCATCAATTCGCCAAGGCGCAAGTACGTCACGGCGATGTGCACCACCGAAGAATGA
- a CDS encoding response regulator transcription factor, whose protein sequence is MTDAAEAERQLLIVEDDAAFARTLGRSFERRGYAVTHASNADEVETLLQGHSPGYAVVDLKLNGEASGLACVQMLHRHNPEMLIVVLTGFASIATAVEAIKLGACHYLAKPSNTDDIEAAFGRATGTTEVELTNRSTSIKTLEWERIHETLAETGFNISETARRLGMHRRTLARKLGKQQVK, encoded by the coding sequence ATGACGGACGCCGCCGAAGCCGAGCGCCAGTTGCTGATCGTCGAGGACGACGCGGCCTTTGCGCGCACGCTTGGCCGCTCGTTCGAGCGCCGCGGCTATGCGGTCACGCACGCAAGCAATGCCGACGAGGTCGAAACGCTGCTGCAAGGCCATTCGCCCGGCTACGCGGTGGTCGACCTGAAGCTCAACGGCGAGGCCTCGGGCCTGGCCTGCGTGCAGATGCTGCACCGGCACAACCCCGAGATGCTGATCGTGGTGCTCACAGGTTTTGCGAGCATTGCCACGGCCGTGGAGGCCATCAAGCTGGGCGCCTGCCACTATCTTGCCAAGCCCTCCAACACCGACGACATCGAAGCCGCGTTCGGCCGGGCGACGGGCACCACCGAGGTAGAGTTGACCAACCGCTCGACGTCGATCAAGACGCTGGAGTGGGAGCGCATTCACGAGACGCTTGCCGAGACGGGCTTCAACATTTCGGAGACCGCGCGGCGGCTTGGCATGCACCGGCGCACGCTGGCGCGCAAGCTCGGCAAGCAGCAAGTCAAATAG
- a CDS encoding MFS transporter: MTTTSSILPQGAPPVPNTSDNGARQGDEHSHIAPGEIAVGVIIGRASEYFDFFVYGIASVLVFPAVFFPFEARLEGTLYAFVVFSFAFIARPFGTVISMSIQRRFGREAKLTIALFLLGTSTAGIAFLPGYASIGFTSIVLLSVFRFAQGLALGGSWDGLPSLLALNAPQNRRGWYAMLGQLGAPLGFFVASALFAYLYGSLALKDFLDWGWRYTFYVAFAINVVALFARLRLVATDEYSRLLEERELQPTSVLELTRSQGANLLIGAFAALASYALFHLITVFPLSWITLYSDQSITEFLVVQMIGAVLGAGGIVASGLIADRVGRRFTLGGLAAMIAVFSGFAPTLLDGGRIGQDIFILLGFVLLGLSYGQAAGAVTSNFEPKYRYTGAALTADLAWLIGAAFAPLVALGLSANFGLAYVSVYLLSGAVGTLAALGLNRALVRD; encoded by the coding sequence ATGACGACGACGTCCAGCATCCTTCCGCAAGGCGCACCGCCGGTGCCGAACACGTCCGACAACGGCGCCCGGCAGGGCGACGAGCATTCCCACATCGCGCCGGGCGAAATCGCCGTCGGCGTGATCATCGGGCGGGCATCGGAATACTTCGATTTCTTCGTTTACGGCATTGCCTCGGTGCTGGTGTTTCCGGCGGTGTTCTTTCCGTTCGAGGCGCGGCTCGAAGGAACCCTCTACGCCTTCGTGGTTTTTTCGTTCGCCTTCATTGCACGGCCGTTCGGAACCGTCATTTCGATGAGCATCCAGAGGCGGTTCGGGCGAGAGGCCAAGCTGACCATTGCGCTGTTCCTGCTGGGAACCTCCACCGCGGGCATCGCCTTCCTGCCGGGGTACGCGAGCATCGGGTTCACATCCATCGTGCTGCTGTCGGTGTTCCGCTTTGCCCAGGGCCTGGCGCTCGGCGGCTCGTGGGACGGGCTGCCGTCGCTGCTGGCGCTCAATGCACCGCAGAACCGACGCGGCTGGTACGCCATGCTTGGCCAGCTGGGCGCACCGCTCGGCTTCTTCGTGGCCAGCGCACTTTTTGCGTATCTCTACGGCAGCCTGGCGCTCAAGGACTTTCTCGACTGGGGCTGGCGCTACACCTTCTACGTTGCGTTCGCGATCAACGTGGTGGCACTGTTCGCGCGGCTGCGGCTGGTGGCTACTGATGAGTATTCGCGCCTGCTCGAGGAGCGCGAACTGCAGCCCACCAGCGTTCTGGAGCTGACTCGCTCGCAAGGTGCCAACCTGCTGATCGGTGCCTTCGCGGCGCTGGCGAGCTATGCGCTGTTCCACCTGATCACGGTGTTCCCGCTGTCGTGGATCACGCTGTATTCGGACCAGTCGATCACCGAGTTCTTGGTGGTGCAGATGATCGGCGCGGTGCTGGGTGCCGGCGGCATCGTGGCTTCGGGCCTGATTGCCGACCGCGTGGGGCGGCGCTTCACCCTGGGTGGGCTGGCCGCGATGATCGCGGTGTTCAGCGGCTTTGCGCCCACGTTGCTCGACGGCGGCCGCATCGGGCAGGACATCTTCATTCTGCTGGGCTTCGTGCTGCTGGGCCTGTCGTACGGCCAGGCCGCCGGCGCTGTGACCTCGAACTTCGAACCCAAGTACCGCTACACCGGCGCGGCCCTCACGGCCGACCTGGCCTGGCTCATCGGTGCGGCCTTTGCGCCGCTGGTGGCGCTCGGGCTGTCGGCGAATTTCGGGCTGGCGTATGTCAGCGTCTACCTGCTCTCGGGCGCGGTCGGCACGCTGGCGGCACTGGGCCTGAACCGGGCGCTGGTGCGGGACTGA